In a single window of the Candidatus Stygibacter australis genome:
- a CDS encoding DUF6088 family protein yields MVDRLPRGYIFTYSDILYDVNKMESVVKTLNRLVYSGKIQKISKGRFYKPQRSIFGELKPEINEIVKDLLKNGSNVIGYITGYTIFNELGLTDQVSSTIQISRNEIRQSFQRDIYAISFVKQNNVITRDKIPLLQILDSIRYIKKIPATTIQNSCSRFIKIISDFPSDRIVTMMKLSRKYPPSTRALLGAIIDESPCKIDTNSLLKTLNPITTYKIPEAVNTLKFSNKWNIT; encoded by the coding sequence ATGGTCGATAGACTGCCCAGGGGTTATATATTCACTTATAGTGATATACTATATGATGTGAATAAGATGGAATCTGTTGTAAAAACCCTGAATAGACTGGTTTACAGCGGGAAAATACAGAAGATTTCCAAAGGAAGATTTTATAAACCTCAGCGTAGCATATTTGGAGAACTCAAACCAGAAATCAATGAAATTGTAAAAGACCTGCTAAAAAATGGAAGTAACGTTATTGGCTATATCACCGGTTATACTATCTTCAATGAGCTGGGATTAACTGATCAGGTTAGCAGTACAATTCAAATCAGTAGAAATGAAATACGGCAGTCTTTCCAAAGAGACATCTACGCTATAAGTTTTGTTAAACAAAATAATGTAATTACCAGGGATAAAATACCCCTTTTACAGATTCTGGATTCAATCAGGTATATAAAAAAAATACCAGCAACAACAATTCAAAACTCTTGCTCCAGATTTATAAAAATTATTTCTGATTTCCCTTCTGACAGAATTGTAACGATGATGAAGCTATCCCGGAAGTATCCCCCTTCCACCAGAGCATTGCTGGGAGCAATAATTGACGAATCTCCCTGTAAGATAGATACAAATTCCCTGCTGAAGACTCTTAACCCAATCACAACATATAAAATCCCTGAAGCAGTAAATACACTTAAGTTCTCTAATAAATGGAATATAACATGA
- a CDS encoding CehA/McbA family metallohydrolase: protein MINIPEFNLIPLIAFGYAELHYHLPWLYPVYYRRQPEIIADLPHRLALEKNDSLPLVIIIKDADKYPVHLHKIIVELFDAQGNLAQETFELDIQVQDRWFSRQLFINISSFIPDSEVFINIIFELTCRNKPLKVKNDNFPGISKKPFRTFLAAHGLPLPENWFAGDIHYHSNYTSDQVEFGADISSTITMAKALGLSWFCVTDHSYDLDDMIDDFTKNDPALPKWHDMLQECNEKDSPEVRVIAGEEVSIGNSKGKNVHLLALNQKEFIDGHGDSAEVWGKNKHQHSLKEIPQYKNSENLFIAAHPLEKVPLAQKLTLRRGNWSLDDYQQSNINILQLINSDEPNKIEKNILTWTEYLLKGKKLFITAGNDAHGNFNIMRQISFPFVTLWETHKQIFGRWMTVFESVSNDPLPALAAGRMIVSNGPFLALYIHQLEDKWQMGETCPLRHGSVEYDARTTPEFGEIDTIYCYRGDLNTGTEFRFPVACPVNIALPANGYIRMSLITTNGFTAYTNPIFTNN from the coding sequence ATGATAAATATTCCTGAGTTCAATCTGATACCTTTAATAGCGTTTGGGTATGCAGAACTGCATTATCATCTGCCTTGGCTCTATCCCGTGTATTACAGGCGTCAACCGGAAATCATTGCTGACCTGCCACATCGTCTGGCACTTGAAAAAAACGATTCTCTCCCCCTGGTGATCATTATCAAAGATGCTGATAAGTATCCGGTTCACTTACATAAGATCATCGTTGAGCTTTTTGACGCCCAGGGCAACCTAGCGCAGGAAACTTTTGAGCTTGATATTCAAGTACAAGATAGGTGGTTTTCCAGACAGCTCTTTATTAATATATCTTCATTTATACCCGATAGTGAAGTGTTTATTAATATCATTTTTGAACTTACCTGCAGAAATAAACCACTAAAAGTAAAAAATGATAACTTCCCCGGCATATCTAAAAAGCCCTTTCGCACTTTTCTTGCTGCCCATGGCTTACCTCTGCCGGAAAACTGGTTTGCGGGTGATATTCATTATCATTCAAATTATACCAGCGACCAGGTGGAGTTTGGAGCAGATATCAGCTCAACGATAACGATGGCTAAAGCTCTGGGCTTAAGCTGGTTCTGCGTAACTGACCATTCCTATGACCTTGATGACATGATAGATGATTTCACCAAAAATGACCCAGCTTTACCAAAATGGCACGATATGTTGCAGGAATGTAATGAAAAGGATAGCCCGGAAGTTCGTGTAATTGCTGGAGAAGAGGTTTCTATAGGCAACAGCAAAGGCAAAAATGTTCACCTGCTGGCATTGAACCAGAAGGAATTTATCGATGGTCATGGTGATAGTGCTGAAGTGTGGGGAAAAAATAAACATCAACACAGTTTAAAAGAAATTCCCCAATATAAAAACTCAGAAAACCTCTTCATTGCTGCTCATCCTCTCGAAAAAGTGCCTCTTGCACAAAAACTCACTCTCAGGCGGGGTAACTGGTCTCTTGATGATTATCAGCAAAGCAATATTAATATCCTCCAATTAATCAACAGCGATGAACCCAATAAGATTGAAAAGAATATCCTCACCTGGACTGAATACCTGCTAAAGGGCAAAAAGTTATTTATCACTGCCGGAAATGATGCTCATGGTAATTTTAATATCATGCGCCAGATCAGTTTTCCCTTTGTGACTCTCTGGGAGACGCATAAACAGATATTTGGCAGATGGATGACCGTCTTTGAATCCGTTTCAAATGATCCGCTCCCGGCTCTTGCTGCCGGCAGGATGATCGTCTCCAATGGTCCTTTTCTTGCTCTTTATATTCATCAATTGGAAGATAAATGGCAAATGGGAGAAACCTGTCCACTCCGTCATGGCAGCGTGGAATATGATGCCCGGACTACCCCGGAATTTGGTGAAATTGATACTATCTATTGTTATCGCGGTGATTTGAATACTGGCACTGAATTTCGTTTTCCAGTAGCCTGCCCCGTTAATATTGCCCTGCCTGCAAATGGCTATATCCGCATGAGCCTGATAACCACCAACGGCTTCACCGCCTACACGAATCCGATATTTACCAATAACTAA
- a CDS encoding SUMF1/EgtB/PvdO family nonheme iron enzyme has translation MIRMRIIYAIIILLLIVSFLYCEIINNQVVEKAGSEVPEGLVFVEGGTFSMGFNDDYQGMSIYSVIVTVSDFYIGKYEVTVAEFKKFIDASNYKTDAEKNGYSYIYDGSWVKKNGVTWKDDVKGKARSRSDYSHPVIHVSWNDATSYCEWAGGRLPTQAEWEFAARGGNKSDGYKYSGSNDIGQVAWYSNNSVSKTHSAGEKKENELGIYDMSGNVWEWCNDWYAVISLESQTNPSGPSSGSDRVLRGGCWYGIALRCRVAFRISSSPAGYSNLIGFRMSHSSK, from the coding sequence ATGATAAGAATGAGAATAATTTATGCAATTATAATTTTATTATTGATTGTGAGTTTTTTATACTGTGAGATAATTAATAATCAGGTTGTAGAGAAAGCGGGAAGCGAAGTTCCTGAAGGACTTGTGTTTGTGGAAGGAGGGACATTCAGTATGGGCTTTAATGATGATTATCAAGGAATGTCGATATATAGCGTGATTGTGACTGTGAGTGATTTTTATATAGGTAAGTATGAGGTGACTGTAGCAGAATTTAAAAAGTTTATAGACGCTTCCAACTACAAAACCGATGCAGAGAAGAATGGTTATAGCTACATTTATGATGGAAGTTGGGTAAAGAAAAATGGAGTAACCTGGAAAGATGATGTAAAAGGGAAGGCGAGAAGTAGAAGTGATTATTCGCATCCGGTAATACATGTAAGCTGGAATGATGCAACATCGTATTGTGAATGGGCAGGTGGCAGGCTGCCTACTCAAGCTGAATGGGAGTTTGCTGCTCGTGGTGGTAATAAAAGCGATGGGTACAAATATTCAGGTAGTAATGATATTGGACAGGTAGCCTGGTATTCCAATAATTCAGTAAGTAAAACACATAGTGCGGGTGAGAAAAAAGAAAATGAATTAGGGATTTATGACATGAGCGGTAATGTCTGGGAGTGGTGTAATGATTGGTATGCAGTTATTAGCCTTGAATCACAGACAAATCCGAGTGGACCGTCATCGGGCTCTGACCGTGTGCTTCGGGGTGGTTGCTGGTACGGCATTGCCCTTCGCTGTCGGGTAGCTTTTCGCATCAGCAGCAGCCCTGCCGGTTACAGCAACCTTATTGGCTTCCGTATGAGTCATAGTTCAAAATAG
- a CDS encoding type II secretion system protein, producing MAEINEISVEKKFSLVELLMIIMIVGIAFTIIVPLSMSSKNHKMIDEAVYNLQLIAQKDVQFYNDPENGYYAFDVSMLNIEDGSLRKTDGEYIFDYTLTDSTAVATTNEKFGIEGAKIFYYLPRGPWALGDDKVSTSTFDSAWLP from the coding sequence ATGGCTGAGATAAATGAAATCAGTGTTGAAAAGAAATTTTCACTGGTGGAATTATTAATGATAATCATGATTGTGGGTATTGCATTCACAATAATTGTGCCGCTTTCAATGAGCAGTAAAAATCACAAGATGATCGATGAAGCTGTCTATAATTTACAACTTATTGCCCAAAAAGATGTGCAGTTTTATAATGATCCGGAGAATGGATATTATGCCTTTGATGTATCAATGCTCAATATTGAAGATGGAAGCCTGAGAAAAACTGATGGTGAATACATTTTTGACTATACTTTGACAGATTCCACAGCGGTTGCCACCACGAATGAAAAGTTTGGTATTGAAGGTGCAAAAATATTTTATTATCTGCCACGCGGTCCCTGGGCACTGGGAGATGACAAGGTTTCCACAAGCACATTTGATTCCGCCTGGCTGCCATAA
- a CDS encoding nucleotidyl transferase AbiEii/AbiGii toxin family protein, whose amino-acid sequence MEYNMNLHIDQNLFSQALLACSQKLGIPAIYIKKDYWVTYVLQLISRSEVNEFTILKGGTSLSKCFDLIKRFSEDIDLVIIKNAGDTSNTLKRKLKLISKVVSHKLPEENVAGITNKKGVIRKTVHVYPKTAVGAFGQVKDKIIIEATCLGSFEPYNTTYVNSYIFDMLKTNGQMDMADKFDLMPFKIKILDPERTICEKIMSLVRFSYEPDPVNRLKEKIRHFYDLYMLISNSRYSTFLESDEFEKLLIIVAETDIQSFKHNNAWLANHPVKALIFSDTLSVAKELKVTYEKEFRNLIYGDFPDYQDIIDNIIKIKNRIQKIRWHINLET is encoded by the coding sequence ATGGAATATAACATGAATCTGCATATCGATCAAAATTTATTTTCACAAGCTCTGCTGGCATGTTCTCAAAAACTTGGCATTCCAGCCATATATATTAAGAAAGACTACTGGGTAACCTACGTCCTGCAGCTTATATCCAGAAGTGAAGTAAATGAATTTACCATTTTAAAAGGTGGCACTTCCTTATCAAAATGTTTTGATCTTATCAAGCGGTTTTCAGAAGATATTGATTTAGTTATCATCAAAAACGCCGGCGATACAAGTAATACTTTAAAAAGAAAACTGAAATTGATCAGCAAAGTTGTTTCCCATAAGTTACCTGAAGAAAATGTAGCTGGTATTACCAATAAAAAGGGTGTAATAAGGAAGACTGTTCATGTATATCCTAAAACCGCTGTGGGTGCATTTGGACAGGTCAAAGATAAAATCATTATTGAAGCAACTTGCTTAGGCAGTTTTGAACCCTATAATACAACATATGTAAACTCGTATATATTCGATATGCTGAAAACTAATGGTCAAATGGACATGGCTGATAAATTTGATCTGATGCCTTTCAAAATAAAAATCTTAGACCCTGAAAGAACAATTTGTGAAAAAATTATGAGCCTGGTTAGATTTTCTTATGAACCTGATCCCGTAAATCGCCTGAAGGAAAAGATCAGACATTTCTATGACCTTTATATGCTGATTAGTAATTCACGATACAGCACTTTTTTGGAAAGTGATGAATTTGAAAAACTTCTTATAATAGTAGCCGAAACTGATATCCAGAGTTTTAAACATAATAATGCCTGGCTGGCAAATCATCCAGTAAAAGCTTTGATTTTCTCTGATACACTTTCTGTGGCAAAGGAATTGAAAGTTACTTATGAAAAAGAATTCAGAAATCTGATCTATGGAGATTTCCCTGACTACCAAGACATCATTGATAATATAATTAAAATAAAAAATAGAATCCAAAAGATCAGATGGCATATAAATCTGGAAACCTGA
- a CDS encoding carboxypeptidase regulatory-like domain-containing protein — protein sequence MKKILLAVLLICWVFLMAETVIDESFDSPTMPTGWTQEYENSNISWMPYAGGHNGNPAAPHSGARNAYIYGESCITKLVTPMLNIGGSNSATLSFWYAHVAWQTSQDILKIYYKTEPDDDWSLIATYDTNITAWTHVNINLQSETSSYFVAFEAECHWGHGVVLDDVEIVGDPSPVGVVSGHVYNASGIPLTGAEVLIEDVGMSALTAPGGSYTIVAVPEGYHPFFASLDGYGFDMTNATVIAGETVTVDFNLQEYVEVMVSGTVISELDGEPVQGATINLEGFADYEGQTAANGQFLIPGVFSSNTYELSITKPNYNPYYDSIEIEEENYNCGTMSIFEPITITGLVNTTADPDSGLAGAQVTLEGYATHTTNTAANGQFIIPDLYANENYSLEITYDNHNPYEANVIVEGDNIDLGTLTLISPVSLTGHVVTNLEPGVGVEGATVQLTGFDTHNTVTDSLGDFEIDGIYANEVYELTISFTNHHVHTEMVNIVQDDIDLGTITLIAPVDITGWVNTTAYPDSGQAGAQVTLDGYETHNVQTAANGQFLITSVYSLEEYNLEITYPNHNPYLAVVDVQDEDIDLGTLTLISPVNLTGHVVSNLDPETGLLNADIDLTGYAYHTTDTDSLGNFTIDAIYANEDYEISIDYPDHNIYTQTIDVEQDNIDLGTITLIGPVTVYGYVYGSDDLVNGLADADIELTGNGNHSTTTDSTGYYEFTEVFANQEYTVDVEAENFFDYTVLIEVESVNLEVEDIILEETTSPAGNVNAAILDEFSTQVSWNTPGGGSTYEFRYDDGNVHDEIGINAPRAVIGAVHEYYAIVNQVKWFLTNAHTHPTVKIKIFGITSNGMPNSDNILYESGLIPNVNNQWRTYTLPTPVSAPNGFFVGISTPNRWTDLGMDDGDGEPWVFQPGTQFSTTDFETNVWNDISGYPDAGNLMLRAYGLNIGPPLNRELEGYKLFRMVHADITDPDEWEVVAENLQDTTYTDTTWWYLDEGTWHYAVRCQHTNGVESIATFSNGLDKDDPPTFEADFYITDPDGNPLQYCITSLTGFYHTYNSNSDAQGLADYTVNPGVYDLHISRNGYEDYDLEDILIVEDIEMDIMLENTGENEDQITSQTCLQEIYPNPFNPETTLSFNLKESSYTTIEVYNLKGQKIASVIDQELPAGSHSITWDAAQQPSGIYFIKFQADGITQLSKAVLLK from the coding sequence ATGCCAACTGGCTGGACACAGGAATATGAAAACAGTAATATTTCCTGGATGCCTTATGCCGGTGGACATAACGGTAATCCAGCAGCACCACATTCGGGAGCTCGTAATGCTTATATTTATGGTGAAAGCTGCATAACAAAACTGGTAACACCTATGCTGAATATTGGTGGCTCAAATAGTGCTACATTAAGTTTCTGGTACGCCCATGTAGCCTGGCAAACCTCACAGGACATTCTGAAAATATATTATAAAACTGAACCGGATGATGACTGGTCACTGATAGCGACTTATGATACCAATATTACTGCCTGGACCCATGTAAATATTAATCTGCAGAGTGAAACCAGTTCATATTTTGTAGCCTTTGAAGCAGAATGTCACTGGGGACATGGAGTAGTATTAGATGATGTAGAGATCGTAGGTGATCCCAGTCCGGTCGGAGTGGTTTCAGGGCATGTTTATAATGCCAGTGGCATACCATTGACAGGAGCTGAAGTTCTGATCGAGGATGTAGGTATGAGTGCCCTTACTGCCCCTGGCGGTTCCTATACGATTGTTGCTGTTCCTGAAGGGTATCATCCATTTTTTGCTTCATTAGATGGTTATGGCTTTGATATGACAAATGCAACTGTAATCGCAGGAGAAACAGTTACTGTGGACTTTAATCTGCAGGAATATGTGGAAGTGATGGTTAGCGGTACTGTGATTTCAGAGCTTGATGGTGAGCCGGTGCAGGGAGCTACGATAAATCTGGAAGGATTTGCTGATTATGAAGGTCAAACTGCTGCAAATGGACAATTCCTGATTCCGGGGGTTTTCAGCAGTAATACTTATGAATTATCCATTACAAAACCTAATTATAATCCCTATTATGATTCTATTGAAATTGAGGAAGAAAATTATAATTGCGGAACTATGTCTATTTTTGAACCGATAACGATCACGGGGCTTGTGAATACCACTGCTGATCCTGATTCAGGTCTTGCTGGAGCTCAGGTTACACTGGAGGGTTATGCCACCCACACAACAAATACTGCTGCTAATGGTCAGTTTATAATCCCCGATCTGTATGCAAATGAAAATTACAGTCTTGAAATTACTTATGATAATCATAATCCCTATGAGGCAAATGTAATAGTCGAAGGTGATAATATTGATCTTGGTACTCTTACCCTGATATCACCTGTAAGTCTCACTGGTCATGTGGTTACAAATCTTGAACCCGGAGTAGGAGTGGAAGGAGCAACCGTGCAGCTTACCGGATTTGACACTCATAATACTGTAACTGATTCCCTGGGAGATTTTGAGATTGATGGGATATATGCTAATGAAGTATATGAACTCACCATTTCTTTCACAAATCATCATGTCCATACAGAAATGGTCAATATTGTCCAGGATGATATTGATCTGGGAACGATCACTTTAATTGCTCCTGTAGATATCACGGGCTGGGTGAATACTACTGCCTATCCTGATTCAGGACAAGCAGGTGCTCAGGTTACTCTGGATGGTTATGAAACCCATAATGTGCAAACCGCTGCTAATGGTCAATTCCTGATAACCAGTGTTTATTCTCTGGAAGAATATAACCTGGAAATTACCTACCCTAATCATAATCCCTATCTGGCTGTAGTTGATGTGCAGGACGAAGATATCGATCTGGGAACGCTTACTTTGATTTCACCTGTCAATCTAACGGGGCATGTTGTCAGCAATCTTGATCCGGAAACGGGATTGTTAAATGCCGATATTGACCTTACAGGTTATGCTTATCACACCACAGATACTGATTCACTTGGTAATTTCACAATTGATGCGATATATGCTAATGAAGATTATGAGATCAGTATTGACTACCCTGATCACAATATTTATACTCAGACTATTGATGTTGAGCAGGATAATATTGATCTGGGAACTATTACTTTAATTGGACCTGTAACTGTTTATGGATATGTGTATGGTTCTGATGATCTTGTTAATGGTCTTGCTGATGCGGATATTGAGCTTACAGGTAATGGCAATCATTCCACAACTACAGATTCCACGGGATATTATGAATTCACAGAAGTATTTGCTAATCAGGAATATACAGTGGATGTGGAAGCAGAAAATTTTTTCGATTACACAGTTTTGATTGAAGTAGAAAGCGTAAATCTGGAAGTTGAGGATATTATCCTTGAAGAAACCACCAGTCCCGCGGGAAATGTAAATGCTGCCATATTAGATGAATTCTCCACCCAGGTATCATGGAATACCCCAGGTGGTGGCAGTACTTATGAATTCCGTTATGATGACGGAAATGTTCATGATGAAATTGGTATTAATGCACCTCGAGCTGTGATTGGTGCAGTACACGAATATTATGCTATAGTAAATCAGGTGAAATGGTTTCTTACCAATGCTCATACTCATCCAACTGTAAAGATCAAGATCTTTGGGATAACAAGTAATGGTATGCCTAATTCTGATAATATACTATATGAATCAGGATTAATTCCAAATGTAAACAATCAGTGGAGAACCTATACTCTGCCCACCCCGGTTTCAGCGCCAAATGGTTTCTTTGTGGGGATCAGCACACCCAACCGCTGGACAGATCTGGGAATGGACGATGGTGATGGAGAACCCTGGGTATTCCAACCTGGTACTCAATTTTCCACTACTGACTTTGAAACCAATGTCTGGAATGATATCAGTGGTTATCCTGATGCCGGTAATTTAATGCTAAGAGCTTATGGATTGAATATTGGTCCTCCTTTAAATAGAGAACTGGAAGGATATAAACTATTCAGAATGGTGCATGCAGATATCACTGATCCAGACGAGTGGGAAGTAGTAGCAGAAAACCTGCAGGATACCACATATACAGACACTACCTGGTGGTATCTGGATGAAGGTACCTGGCATTATGCTGTGCGTTGTCAGCACACTAATGGTGTAGAATCAATAGCTACTTTCTCAAATGGCTTAGACAAAGATGACCCACCAACATTTGAAGCTGATTTCTATATCACTGATCCTGATGGTAATCCCTTGCAGTATTGCATCACCAGCCTTACGGGCTTCTATCATACTTATAATTCTAATTCAGATGCTCAAGGTCTGGCTGATTATACTGTGAATCCCGGAGTATATGATCTGCATATTTCCCGTAATGGCTATGAGGATTATGATCTGGAAGATATATTAATTGTTGAAGATATTGAGATGGATATCATGCTGGAAAATACGGGAGAAAATGAAGATCAGATTACATCACAAACCTGTCTGCAGGAGATATATCCCAATCCTTTCAATCCTGAAACTACTTTGAGCTTTAACCTGAAAGAATCTTCTTATACTACCATTGAAGTATATAATCTTAAAGGTCAAAAAATAGCATCAGTAATTGATCAGGAATTACCTGCCGGCTCACATTCTATCACCTGGGATGCCGCTCAGCAGCCTTCAGGAATATATTTCATCAAATTCCAGGCGGATGGTATTACTCAGCTCAGCAAGGCAGTACTTCTGAAATAA